The following coding sequences are from one Archocentrus centrarchus isolate MPI-CPG fArcCen1 chromosome 4, fArcCen1, whole genome shotgun sequence window:
- the dock7 gene encoding dedicator of cytokinesis protein 7 isoform X9 — protein MAERRAFAQKISRTVAAEVRKQIAGQYGGSPQLFKNLNVGTTTSNTVPLTEAVEPVDFEEYLITHPPIVESGPLRDLIEFPPDDIEVIYTPRECRTVVQAVPEEGDTDPHVRDCVRSYTEDWAVVNRKYHKLGTGFNPNTLDKQKERQKGLPKQVFEADEMPESSSYQDDQDDLKRRSMSIDDTPRGSWACSIFDLKNSLPDALLPHLLDRAPNEEIDRHNEEQRKTNRHRELFALHPALDEEEPIERHCVPEVPKEHFGQRLLVKCLSLKFEIEIEPIFASLALYDVKEKKKISENFFFDLNSEQTKAMLRPHIQTAAISTLARSAIFSITYPSQDVFLVIKLEKVLQQGDIGECAEPYMVFKESDAAKNKEKLEKLRSQSEQFCQRLGRYRMPFAWTAIHLMNIVNSAGSLERDTELEMSLSERKGSWSERRNSSIMGRRSLERTTSGDESCSLTGFRPATLTITNFFKQEGDRLSDEDLYKFLADMRRPSSVLRRLRPITAQLKLDISPAPENPHYCLTPDLLQVKPYPDSRVRPTREILEFPARDVYVPNTIYRNLLYVNPQSLNFANRQGSARNITVKVQFMNGEDPSNAMPVIFGKSSCADFYKEAYTAVVYHNRSPDFHDEVKIKLPASLSDHHHILFTFYHVSCQQKQNTPLETPVGYTWIPMLQNGRLRTGHFCLPVSLEKPPQSYSVLSPDVPLPGMKWVDNHRGVFNVEVVAVSTIHTQDQYLDKFFALVHALDEHMFPVRIGDMRIMENNLEAELKSSIAALNSSQLEPVVRFLHLLLDKLVLLVVRPPVIAGQIVNLGQACFEVMASIVNRLHKYLDTSQDMHGRNSLLSSYIHYVFRLPSTDPNSPSPGPGGLGGSVHYATMARSAVRPASLNLNRSRSLSNSNPDISGTPTSPDDEVRSIIGSKGLDRSNSWVNTMGSKSAPWGSSPGSAPETMQAMERCGNRMSSHTESASFLQTLTGRLPTKKLFHEELALQWVVSSGSVREGALQQAWFFFELMVKSIIHHLYFTDRLESPRKNRFPERFMDDITALVSTIAGDIVSRFQKDLELVERLNMSLAFFLNDLLSVMDRGFVFTLIRAFWKQVSTKLYALQNPTLESLRLDFLRIVCSHEHYVTLNLPCSLLTPPASPSPSVSSATSQSSGFSTHVQDQKIANMFELSVPFREQHYLAGLVLSELSVILDPDNEGMFGLHKKVVSVVHNLLSSHDSDPRYADPEVKARVAMLYLPLIGIVMEALPQLHDFTESHNQWGRPGGPQGAAVGSSGEEAEGEGNSMISQTVAMAIAGTSTASPMSRPSSFLLNSQASRQHGSFSAESSRSLLICLLWVLKNADELVLQKWFTDLSVSQLNRLLDLLYLCVSCFEYKGKKAFERMNSLTFKKSKDMKAKLEEAILGSIGARQEMVRRSRGQLERSPSGSAFGSQENLRWRKDMTHWRQNSEKMDKTRAELEHEALIDGNLATEANLIILDTLEIVVQTASVTESKESILGGVLKVLLHSMACNQSALYLQHCFATQRALVSKFPELLFEEETEQCADLCLRLLRSCSSSISTIRSHASASLYLLMRQNFEIGNNFARVKMQVTMSLSSLVGTSQNFNEEFLRRSLKTILTYAEEDLELRETTFPDQVQDLVFNLHMILSDTVKMKEHQEDPEMLIDLMYRIAKGYQTSPDLRLTWLQNMAGKHSERNNHAEAAQCLVHSAALVAEYLSMLEDRKYLPVGCVTFQNISSNVLEESAVSDDVVSPDEEGICSGKYFTEIGLVGLLEQAAASFSMAGMYEAVNEVYKVLIPIHEANRDAKKLATIHGKLQEAFGKIVHQSTGWERMFGTYFRVGFYGTKFGDLDEQEFVYKEPAITKLAEISHRLEGFYGERFGEDQVEVIKDSNPVDKCKLDPNKAFIQITYVEPYFDTYEMKDRITYFDKNYNLRRFVYCTPFTLDGRAHGDLHEQFKRKTILTTSHAFPYIKTRINIIHKEEIISTPIEVAIEDMQKKTQELAFATHQDPADAKMLQMVLQGSVGTTVNQGPLEVAQVFLSEIPSDPKLYRHHNKLRLCFKDFTKRCEDALRKNKSLIGPDQKEYQRELERNYHRLKEALQPLINRKIPQLYKPVLQVNSHRDSFSRMSLRKLDI, from the exons ATATCATAAGCTCGGTACTGGCTTTAATCCCAACACTCTGGACAAACAGAAGGAGCGTCAGAAAGGCCTCCCCAAACAGGTGTTTGAAGCTGATGAGATGCCAGAAAGCAGCAGTTACCAGGATGACCAG GATGACCTGAAGCGACGGTCAATGTCTATAGATGACACCCCACGGGGCAGCTGGGCCTGTAGCATCTTTGACTTGAAGAATTCCCTCCCCGATGCCCTCCTCCCTCACCTCCTCGATCGTGCCCCCAATGAGGAGATTGACCGGCATAACGAAGAGCAGCGCAAGACCAACCGCCACCGCGAACTCTTTGCTCTGCACCCCGCCCTCGATGAG GAGGAGCCCATTGAGCGCCATTGTGTGCCTGAAGTACCTAAAGAACACTTTGGACAGAGGCTACTCGTCAAGTGCTTGTCCTTGAA GTTTGAGATCGAAATTGAACCCATATTTGCTAGTTTGGCCTTATATGATgtcaaggaaaagaaaaag ATATCAGAGAACTTTTTCTTTGACCTAAACTCTGAGCAGACAAAAGCAATGCTGCGTCCCCACATTCAGACAGCAGCCATCTCCACGCTGGCTCGCTCTGCCATATTCTCCATCACCTACCCCTCCCAGGATGTCTTCCTAGTCATCAAG CTGGAAAAAGTACTGCAACAGGGTGATATTGGAGAGTGTGCAGAGCCCTATATGGTCTTCAAAGAGTCAGATGCCGCCAAG AACAAGGAGAAGCTGGAGAAGCTTCGCAGCCAGTCAGAACAGTTCTGCCAGCGTCTGGGCCGCTACCGAATGCCTTTTGCTTGGACCGCCATCCATCTAATGAACATTGTTAACAGTGCTGGCAGCCTTGAGAGAGATACAGAGCTGGAGATGAGCCTCTCAG agagaaaaggctcATGGTCAGAACGGAGGAACTCGAGCATCATGGGAAGGCGTTCTCTAGAGAGGACCACAAGTGGAGATGAATCATGTAGCCTGACGGGTTTTAGACCTGCAACTCTTACCATTACCAACTTCTTTAAGCAG GAGGGAGACAGGCTTAGTGATGAGGATTTGTATAAGTTCTTAGCTGATATGAGAAGACCATCTTCAGTGCTGAGGAGACTCAGACCTATCACAG CCCAGTTGAAACTCGACATTTCTCCAGCTCCAGAGAACCCCCACTACTGCTTGACCCCTGACCTCCTGCAGGTTAAACCTTACCCAGACAGCAGAGTGCGTCCCACCAGGGAGATCCTTGAGTTCCCTGCCAGGGACGTCTATGTGCCGAACACCATATACAG AAATCTGCTGTATGTGAACCCTCAGAGTCTTAACTTTGCCAACCGCCAAGGCTCCGCCCGCAACATCACCGTGAAAGTGCAATTTATGAACGGAGAAGATCCAAGCAACGCAATGCCG GTAATATTTGGGAAGTCAAGTTGTGCAGATTTCTATAAAGAGGCCTACACTGCAGTGGTGTACCACAACAG ATCCCCCGACTTTCATGACGAGGTTAAGATCAAACTGCCTGCCTCTCTGTCAGACCACCACCACATTCTCTTCACCTTTTACCATGTCAGCTGCCAGCAGAAGCAGAACACACCGCTGGAGACCCCTGTGGGATACACG TGGATTCCCATGTTGCAGAATGGCCGTCTGCGGACGGGACACTTCTGTCTGCCCGTGTCTCTCGAAAAACCACCCCAGTCCTACTCTGTTCTCTCCCCAGAT GTCCCTCTCCCAGGCATGAAGTGGGTGGACAACCATCGAGGAGTATTCAATGTGGAAGTGGTGGCTGTTTCAACCATCCACACACAG GACCAGTACCTGGATAAGTTCTTTGCACTGGTACATGCCCTGGATGAGCACATGTTCCCAGTCAGGATCGGAGACATGCGCATCATGGAGAACAACCTGGAGGCCGAGCTCAAGTCTAGCATTGCAGCACTCAACTCCTCCCAGCTGGAACCAGTAGTTCGATTCCTTCACCTTCTGTTGGACAAGTTGGTGTTGCTGGTCGTGCGGCCACCAGTCATTGCTGGACAGATAG TGAATCTTGGGCAAGCATGTTTCGAGGTGATGGCCTCCATCGTGAACCGGCTTCATAAGTACCTGGACACCAGCCAGGACATGCACGGCCGCAACAGCCTGCTGTCCTCTTACATCCACTACGTCTTCCGCCTGCCCAGCACCGACCCCAACTCACCCTCACCAG GCCCAGGAGGGTTGGGAGGTTCGGTTCACTATGCCACCATGGCTCGCTCAGCTGTTCGACCGGCCAGCCTTAATCTCAACCGCTCCCGTAGTCTTAGCAACAGTAACCCCGACATCTCCGGTACACCCACCTCTCCCGACGATGAGGTCCGCTCCATCATTGGCAGCAAG GGCTTAGACCGATCCAACTCGTGGGTGAACACCATGGGCTCTAAGAGTGCCCCCTGGGGATCCAGCCCTGGGTCCGCTCCAGAAACCATGCAG GCCATGGAGCGCTGTGGCAATCGCATGTCTTCGCACACTGAGAGCGCCAGTTTCTTGCAAACTTTAACAGGACGGTTGCCCACAAAAAAG cTCTTCCATGAAGAGTTGGCTCTCCAGTGGGTGGTGAGCAGTGGAAGCGTGCGGGAGGGCGCTCTGCAGCAAGCCTGGTTTTTCTTCGAACTCATG GTGAAGAGTATTATCCACCACCTTTACTTCACCGACCGCTTAGAGTCACCCAGGAAGAACCGTTTCCCAGAACGCTTcatggatgacatcacagcCTTGGTCAGCACCATCGCTGGTGACATTGTGTCTCGCTTCCAAAAG gaTCTGGAGCTGGTGGAGAGGCTTAACATGAGCCTGGCCTTCTTTCTCAATGACTTGCTGTCAGTTATGGACCGAGGATTTGTCTTCACGCTAATTAGAGCATTCTGGAAACAG gTGTCCACAAAGCTTTACGCTTTGCAGAACCCAACCCTGGAGTCTTTGCGGCTTGATTTCTTAAGAATTGTTTGCAGCCATGAACACTACGTTACCCTCAATCTGCCCTGCAGCCTGCTCACCCCACCTGCCTCTCCTTCCCCCTCTGTGTCCTCAGCAACATCACAG AGCTCTGGCTTCTCCACACATGTCCAGGACCAAAAGATAGCCAACATGTTTGAGCTCTCTGTGCCCTTCAGAGAACAGCATTATCTAGCTGGACTCGTGCTGTCTGAACTGTCGGTAATACTGGACCCAGACAATGAGGG GATGTTTGGTCTGCATAAAAAAGTAGTGAGCGTCGTTCACAATCTCCTGTCCAGCCACGACTCTGATCCTCGCTACGCAGATCCTGAAGTCAAGGCCCGTGTTGCCATGCTTTACCTGCCTCTCATTGGCATCGTCATGGAGGCGCTGCCACAACTCCACGATTTTACAG AGTCACATAATCAGTGGGGTCGACCGGGCGGCCCTCAGGGGGCAGCAGTAGGCAGCAGCGGAGAAGAGGCAGAGGGAGAAGGTAACAGCATGATCAGTCAGACTGTCGCCATGGCGATAGCAGGCACCTCAACCGCATCTCCAATGTCCCGACCAAGCAGCTTCTTGCTCAACTCGCAG GCGAGTCGCCAGCATGGGAGCTTCTCAGCGGAGTCCAGTCGCAGTCTGCTGATCTGCCTGCTGTGGGTGCTAAAGAACGCCGATGAGCTGGTGTTACAGAAATGGTTCACAGACCTGTCGGTGTCCCAGCTCAACCGCCTGCTGGATCTCCTCTACCTCTGCGTCTCCTGCTTTGAATACAAG GGGAAGAAGGCGTTTGAACGCATGAACAGCCTAACCTTTAAGAAGTCCAAAGATATGAAGGCCAAGCTGGAGGAAGCCATACTGGGCAGCATCGGGGCCAGACAGGAAATGGTGCGACGCAGCCGGGGGCAACTAG AACGGAGTCCATCTGGCAGTGCTTTTGGCAGCCAGGAAAACCTTCGATGGAGAAAGGACATGACCCACTGGCggcaaaacagtgaaaagatGGACAA GACAAGAGCAGAGCTGGAACACGAAGCCCTTATTGATGGTAACCTGGCAACAGAGGCCAACTTAATAATTCTTGATACTCTGGAGATTGTTGTACAG ACGGCATCGGTGACCGAGTCCAAGGAGAGTATCCTGGGTGGAGTGTTGAAGGTGCTGCTCCACAGTATGGCGTGCAACCAGAGTGCCCTCTACCTTCAGCATTGTTTTGCAACACAGAGAGCCCTCGTATCTAAG TTTCCTGAACTGCTCTTTGAGGAGGAAACAGAGCAGTGTGCTGATCTGTGTTTGCGACtgctgaggagctgcagcagcagcataagCACCATCAGGTCCCATGCCAGTGCCTCCCTCTACCTCCTCATGAGGCAAAACTTTGAGATTGGCAAT AACTTTGCAAGAGTGAAGATGCAGGTGACTATGTCCCTTTCTTCGCTGGTTGGAACATCTCAGAATTTCAATGAAGAGTTCCTCCGTCGTTCTCTGAAGACCATCCTTACCTATGCAGAGGAGGATCTGGAACTGAGGGAGACCACGTTCCCTGATCAG GTCCAGGACCTTGTTTTTAATCTGCACATGATCCTGTCTGATACAGTGAAGATGAAGGAGCACCAGGAAGATCCTGAGATGTTAATAGATCTCATGTACAG GATTGCAAAAGGTTACCAGACATCTCCAGACCTGCGGCTGACGTGGCTCCAGAACATGGCCGGAAAGCACTCTGAGAGGAACAACCACGCCGAGGCTGCTCAGTGTCTGGTGCACAGTGCTGCCTTAGTAGCAGAATACCTAAGCATGCTGGAGGACCGTAAATATCTCCCTGTAGGCTGCGTCACCTTCCAG AATATTTCTTCAAATGTGCTGGAGGAATCTGCGGTTTCTGATGATGTGGTGTCACCAGACGAGGAGGGAATCTGCTCAGGGAAATACTTCACTGAGATCGGTCTCGTGGGTCTCCTAGAGCAGGCTGCTGCCTCTTTTTCCATG GCCGGCATGTATGAGGCTGTGAACGAAGTGTACAAGGTACTGATCCCAATCCACGAAGCCAACAGGGATGCAAAGAAGCTAGCCACCATTCATGGTAAACTACAGGAAGCCTTTGGCAAAATTGTTCatcag AGTACTGGCTGGGAG CGGATGTTTGGTACTTACTTCAGAGTGGGATTTTACGGTACGAAGTTTGGCGACTTGGATGAGCAAGAGTTTGTGTACAAAGAGCCTGCCATCACAAAGCTGGCTGAAATCTCTCACAGGCTAGAG GGTTTCTATGGGGAGCGATTTGGAGAGGACCAGGTAGAAGTCATTAAGGACTCCAACCCTGTGGATAAGTGCAAGCTGGACCCAAATAAG GCATTCATCCAGATCACATACGTGGAGCCGTACTTTGACACTTATGAAATGAAAGACCGCATCACATACTTTGACAAGAACTACAACTTGAGACGCTTTGTCTACTGCACTCCTTTCACCCTGGATGGGCGGGCGCACGGGGACCTGCACGAACAGTTCAAACGCAAGACCATCCTCACCACCTCCCACGCCTTCCCGTACATCAAGACACGGatcaacatcatccacaaagaggAA ATTATATCCACACCAATAGAGGTGGCAATAGAGGACATGCAGAAGAAGACTCAGGAGTTGGCGTTCGCCACCCACCAGGATCCTGCCGATGCCAAGATGCTGCAGATGGTCCTTCAGGGATCAGtgggcacaactgtaaaccag gGTCCTTTGGAGGTGGCTCAGGTGTTCCTGTCAGAGATCCCCAGTGACCCAAAACTGTACAGACACCACAATAAGCTTCGGCTCTGCTTTAAAGACTTCACAAAAAG GTGTGAGGATGCCCTGCGCAAGAACAAGAGCCTAATTGGTCCAGACCAGAAGGAGTACCAGAGGGAGCTGGAGAGGAATTACCACCGGCTGAAGGAGGCGCTGCAGCCGCTGATTAACCGGAAGATCCCCCAGCTTTATAAGCCTGTACTGCAGGTCAACTCGCACAG AGATTCCTTCAGCAGAATGAGTCTTCGCAAGCTTGACATTTGA